One window of Rissa tridactyla isolate bRisTri1 chromosome 12, bRisTri1.patW.cur.20221130, whole genome shotgun sequence genomic DNA carries:
- the RGS19 gene encoding regulator of G-protein signaling 19 isoform X1, producing the protein MSRHETSPTTVQPASNHRPNACCFCWCCCCSCSWNEDRERAWRASRETKLETIPNCEACAKPSPEEVRGWAQSFDKLMKSPAGRNVFREFLRTEYSEENMLFWLACEELKNECNKHTIDEKARMIYEDYISILSPKEVSLDSRVREVINRKMQEPSSHTFDDAQLQIYTLMHRDSYPRFLNSAIYKSLLQSVSRSSSES; encoded by the exons ATGTCCCGGCATGAGACTTCTCCGACAACGGTGCAACCCGCCAGCAACCACCGCCCCAatgcctgctgcttctgctggtgctgctgctgcagttgctCATG GAACGAGGACCGGGAGCGAGCGTGGAGGGCGTCCCGGGAGACCAAACTGGAGACCATCCCAAACTGTGAAGCATG CGCCAAACCCAGCCCGGAGGAGGTGCGGGGCTGGGCACAGTCCTTCGACAAGCTGATGAAGAGCCCGGCGGGTCGCAACGTCTTCCGGGAGTTCTTGCGGACTGAGTACAGCGAGGAGAACATGCTCTTCTGGCTGGCGTGCGAGGAGCTCAAAAACGAGTGCAACAAGCACACCATCGACGAGAAGGCCAGGATGATCTACGAGGACTACATCTCCATCCTCTCGCCCAAGGAG GTGAGCCTGGACTCGCGGGTGCGGGAGGTCATCAACCGGAAGATGCAGGAGCCGTCCTCGCACACCTTCGACGACGCGCAGCTCCAGATCTACACGCTCATGCACAGAGACTCCTACCCTCGCTTCCTGAACTCTGCCATATACAAATCGCTGCTCCAGAGCGTCTCCCGCTCCTCCTCGGAGTCCTAA
- the RGS19 gene encoding regulator of G-protein signaling 19 isoform X2, which translates to MNEDRERAWRASRETKLETIPNCEACAKPSPEEVRGWAQSFDKLMKSPAGRNVFREFLRTEYSEENMLFWLACEELKNECNKHTIDEKARMIYEDYISILSPKEVSLDSRVREVINRKMQEPSSHTFDDAQLQIYTLMHRDSYPRFLNSAIYKSLLQSVSRSSSES; encoded by the exons AT GAACGAGGACCGGGAGCGAGCGTGGAGGGCGTCCCGGGAGACCAAACTGGAGACCATCCCAAACTGTGAAGCATG CGCCAAACCCAGCCCGGAGGAGGTGCGGGGCTGGGCACAGTCCTTCGACAAGCTGATGAAGAGCCCGGCGGGTCGCAACGTCTTCCGGGAGTTCTTGCGGACTGAGTACAGCGAGGAGAACATGCTCTTCTGGCTGGCGTGCGAGGAGCTCAAAAACGAGTGCAACAAGCACACCATCGACGAGAAGGCCAGGATGATCTACGAGGACTACATCTCCATCCTCTCGCCCAAGGAG GTGAGCCTGGACTCGCGGGTGCGGGAGGTCATCAACCGGAAGATGCAGGAGCCGTCCTCGCACACCTTCGACGACGCGCAGCTCCAGATCTACACGCTCATGCACAGAGACTCCTACCCTCGCTTCCTGAACTCTGCCATATACAAATCGCTGCTCCAGAGCGTCTCCCGCTCCTCCTCGGAGTCCTAA